One Primulina eburnea isolate SZY01 chromosome 4, ASM2296580v1, whole genome shotgun sequence genomic window, AGTCCAGAAcaacaaaaggaaaaaaaaaacaaaacacaatTATTGAGCTCTTCAGCAGAAGTCCTCTAGGTTAATACCCAAGAATCCAAACAAAACCCACCAATACGAAGGAAAAAATCCAATTAAATTAGCTCATGTACAACAATACCCAGAAGCTCAACTTCAAGAAAACACCTTTTTTAGAAACTTCTCACGGAAGAACCAAAGAAAGACGATTCTCAAAACAACACAAGAAAACGCATGGATGGCTCCTCAAATCTTGCAAACAAAATAATCGCATGCGCGCATTAGAAATTGGAAAATATATTTTGCTACTTATAAAGACTGCCACTGTCCTGAACCATTGAAGCAAAGAATTACGATTGGATCAACCAGCGAGACTAAATGGCAACGGAAATGGTGACCGAGTCAAACGTAATTCTCCCCGGTGGTGATATATTGACTTGAAATGTGTGAACATAAATAGATTGTTTCCATTTTTGGCCCATTAATTtgaacaataaatcaaataattataTGCGTGCATGCTTCAACTAAATtactttaatttaattattaaattttgagatattAAATGTGATACTatcaagtaataataataaaatacgattatttatatgatattttatcaatTTACATACTCTAATTAAAatcttatttaaattaatttttagagTATTTAGAAAAACTAATTCATCGTATGAAAAATCGAGAGGAGGAAGACTAAATTTGAGGAAATTTTGGGACATAGAAATAAGTTTcgaaattatttataatttataaattatttaaaagataatGTCATCAATTTTGAGCAAAGGACAGAGCAGTGATgcgtataaaataatattattattattaattgtgTTGtctgaataaaaatatttaagccGTGATTGGTTGGTTAATTTTTGACAAAGATAGATGGGACCCACTTTGAGGTTTTCTCATTTAATTATCGTTTTTCTATTGATACTAACATTTCATACTTTGCACATTTTAAATGAAAATGCTCCATAATACAATTTACTATTAAAaatagattttaaaaaaattgagaagAAAACTCCGTCGAGAAGTTTTTAGGTATAAAAAAATGTGTTGAAGGAATTATCAAATTTTCTTttacaatatttaaaaataaaagttttgaACCAACAAATTTTGAATAAacgatataatataaatttttgtataacgctttcaaaaaaaattgaaattgtaTGCTAGTTATCAGATTAATAGTTCGGTTTAGATATTTGTTTGTTTTTCCACTTAATATCTCTTTCACAGCCACATATCTTTCGGACTAAAGAATTTAGTTGATTGTATAAATAATAAGTGTAAAAACTGACTTTCAACACTTGAATGAATCAAACACATCTTTTATTAAGTACATGCTCATCTCTGTAATACCAGTTATTACGattatgtaattaaaatattttgtaataatTAGATAAAAATGACGGAAAAATAGAAATTTTGCGTAGCTTGGGATCCTCCACTCGAGACGGTAACCAAATGTGGATATCCAAGTATGTATCATAAATTTGAACGTGGGAAATGAGATGCTATCTTACGAAGGTGAAATTTCTCCTGAACTTGTGGAATACGACTGGTTTCACATATTAAAAGCAACACATAACTAAACTGGCCAGCCGAAGTTTAAAGATTCAACATAGGAATTAACAATACACATGGCACCAAGAAAAGAAACAACTACACTGCACTTGTCCTAATTAGTGTAGctacatacaaaacaagacattAGCATACAAGTCATACTCTTAATCATCCACATAATTACACAAGGAACTGATCGTGTTCAAGAAAAACTACCCCATACAGTACACGACGCGAATCTCCCATCTAGATACACACCCGAGTCCATTCAGACAGTCAGCAAATTAGCGATGGTTAACATTGGGGCTGAGGCTGAGGCTGGGGCTGAGGCTGTTGGGGCTGAGCATTTGATGAGCTGATTTCCATATTTGCTAGAGTTTCTAGTTCTTGCAGTGCACTTGCTGTAGCTTCATTGTTCAACTGTGGCTTCATAACGCTCACCGAATGCTTGATTCTTGATTGCTGCAGAAGTTTTTAAATACACGCCAGTTAgaacatgaatatgaaattaCTATCTAGAAAGAAAGAGACAAGACACTCCAATGTGCCGCAAAGCAAGTGTATGTATACATTCGAATTGAAGATGTGCATGGCTTGACATATTTTAGCGCGCTTTAAAGTTGAAAACATGGTTaggttttttaaaaacatagCCAGACAATCGATCCTCCGAAAATATAAAAACCATTATACTTCTTAAATCTCAAAAATTGAAACTATCTTCCAAGTTCCAACATGTACATTAAATAAGAATCACaaatagattaaaatttgaatttagtaattaCGAGAAATAATTAGAAAAATCCTGTCATGTCTTAAACATGCCACGCACTGCACACAGCACATTACCACTGAGTCcaactttttatttttctattaGGTTTTGGACATGCTATGTGCGTTCACATGAATCATGGCTGCCAAGCACATAGCTCATGGCTGCCAAATCCACTACAAAAGAATATATAAATAACACAAATAGCTAAAACGTTTCTCTAACTTACAAAATATTCAAGCTTTCCTTTAACATCGAGGTAGGCCATCAGGAGCTGGTTGTCTGAAGGTTGATCCACGATTCCTGATGCAAGCTAGCAATCACACAAGccaaggaaaaatattttagtaacATAAATGACTGCGCTTAACCTTAGTAAGAGAAGCAACACAGATTTTTGCATGCTCATCTGGAAATTAATAGGGAATCACGAAAACATGCAAAAAAGATCATCACACAAAAAAGAAACCGATCCAAGAACCTTCACGATGCAAACTCCGGCtcatcaattttcttcttctcaATTTTGTAACATAGTTATACGTCAAAATAAAATCTACCATTTTGTCAAGAAACTTGTAATATAATGACAACAATCATACACAAAGACCTTTACAGATTAGGGGGTAGATGTAAGTTTTGAGAAATCTTTTtctctttttaaaaaatactttCAATTTCTCTCAAATAAAACCAGACATAAAAAAATGGGTGGAAggcattttcaaatttcttaaggTTGCTTGCTCTCTTTGTTTCTGTTTGAATTTCTTAAAGGTTGCTTGCTCTCTTTGTTTTTGTTTGAATTTCTTAAGGTAGCGTTTAGATGGATGGATTTAGAGCCATGaatttaaaatacataataagtaATAACAAATCCATTGGTTTGTTCGGCAAAATCCGCTCGACAACGGATTTTAAATCCCAAGTAGTTATTTTTCGAATAATTAGGATAgatttcaagttaaccacactaTCGAGTCATTTCAAATCATCTCTTCCAATACCCCTCTTATCGTGGTTGCCACAGGTTTAAATGGGCAGCAATCTTTTTTTTACCAATCATTTGACTCCTGATATTAATATTTTGCACCTATTCATTCACTCCATTCATACATGACATCATTGCATTTCTATGTCAGATATCGTAGTTTTCTGATGTCTCGTACTAGATTTTCTAATCCTCGATAGGGATGCTATCGTGTTTTTTGTGTGTGAACATAACAGGGTGATAAAGTGCTTCGACAACATGTGCTCGAAAGGAAGCATCCGGAAGTACCAGAGCTTCTTGAGACAAGAGTTCAGTTGTATTTAAGTATTGCATAGTGTTGCCATCTCCCAGatactatatgtatatatttggaGAGTTCTATTATGTTATTATCGAGTCTCATCGGCTCTATGTTATTTTTTTAACTTTTCCGATGTTTATTGATTAATCATGATTGCATGTTAATAAATCGTGATTAGGATAACGGACCCTCACAATATTAATGGTTCATATGGATGATATCATTTTGAATGAAGAGGGTGTGTCTCCGAGCTTTATGCGCTAAAAATCCTTGCTCGTaaatttaaaaccaaactcttgggtccaccaaaatattttcttacaaTGGAATGGAGAGTGTGTCTCCGAGCTTTTTGTGCTAAAACTCTGTACTCGtaaatttgaaatcaaagaCCTAGTCcactaaaatattttcttagaatgGAGAATAAAAGATCCAAGAAAAGTTTTTTCCTCACCCAAAAAAGTAAATTTTCAATCTTCTAGGAGATTGATGTATTGATTTTTTAATTCGGAATTTTGTTCACATAAACAACTTATATCATATATAGTTTAGCCCACCCAAATACAATCTCCTGGTTAGGTCCATACTTGATAAGAAACAAAAGATAACTTTCCGGTTTTCCCACATTTTCTCATGTGTTTTATACAATTCTTACTTGTTAATAtcattttaaatactaaaaCTATGTTTCATTCATgacattttaaaaattttatgtttcCTGAAAATATGTTTTTAGAGATTGTATTGAAGATTGTAGCTTATGTTTTGATTGAGGAGATATGTTTTCCTAAATTATCATTTCATGTAAGGATGCCTTAGTAAGTGATATCATGCTATATATATAAAGATCAACATATTAGGTTAGAATAttgtataataataattattatggtaattaaaaattgaataaaattaCACTTTTGCGAAAAAATGAAAATGTGGTGATAATATTTTAGTTGTAATGTTGTATTAGGAGATGGAACATGTTCGAGGAACTTAATACAAACATAGCCTAATATTTTATACGAGGTAAATGTGGCTAACAATCTGCGAAAGATTCGGAAAAACATGAAAGCATTAGTCTCATCACATAATGAAGTAACATTTCAATTTGGACATAGGTAGCCCAATTATATTATCCTTCAACGCTATAGACAAAATCATTCATTAAgtaaatctcttcaataaactCAGTGGTGAAAAATATAACAATATCCTTGGTCATTGAAAAAAACATACCAAAATCGTGAAATAACTCATTTAGATTTGCGTTTATAAAAACAATTTGAGTTTTTCTTTATCTAATTTGCAATTTTTACCATTGCTAAAACCATTAAAATCGCATGTATAACCTTCAATATGGATAGTTAAATCTCGCGCAGACAAATTTTTTAGAAGTTTCAGCAGCAAATTTAAATGATGAACAATGGAAGTTAAATTACATCTAACATGCGGTAAAAATTACTTGACCATGTGAAGGTATAATTAGCTAACACTTAAAATGGGAGCTAGATCAAAAAAATATCGTCTCAAgagaataaagtccattgatGAACGCTACAATAGTTCTTGAAAAGGACAACTAAGATAGTGACGAGCGTAATATTAATTTACACCTTAAAACACAAAGAAGATTACACAACAAACACTAAATGAGCTAGTTTCGAATCACCACAATTTAATGCCTAAAAAGGGAGTTAGGTTGGTGAAACTAAATTTGTCGCCGAGTGAATAAAATAGTCTAACAACTTCGCATGGTTCGATACGTCACTATCATATGAAGGCAAGAAAAAATACCAAATGACTACAAATTTGGCATTTGGTAATGCTCTCGGGGCTACGTATTAAAAGACTACAAACTTGGCATTTGGTAATACTCTCGTAGCAACGTAACTTGATGTCGATcgacattttaaaatattttccactACCATCAGATTTTATAAAAACTTTAATGAGCTTCAAATCAGGGGTTTCTTGCATtagaaatattttgaagtaaacaTATTAatgtatttataataaataaaacgaGCACTTCACACCTAGTATGTTACAGTTTATGAAGGAATTTTTTGCTTCCTAAAAACAGAGTCTCTTTTCACCACAAACTAAACCTCAAAACCAGATTTTAGTTTTGCGTGAGGATATTTCCAAATGAGATTTAAGGGGCCAAAACTTTTAATCAACAAAAGACAGGTTCTTAAATAAAACCTCTCACAATGGTGATGAAAACAATAGCAGTACATTCTAACTTTAGTTTACTAATCCAAATGAGTAAAACATAAAAATGCACTCCATGCAAAATTTCTTTGGACCTGCAATCAATGGAAACAACTACTTCTGAAGATTTGAGCTAAATTTGCAGGTTTTAAGCATAACCTGATGTTGCCCTTAGGAGCAGATGAGATTAAAATAATAACGAAGCATTTACCAGCACGTCACTTAAAATCAACATTATCTTAttaagagtttcacctttttcGGCCGGCCCAAAGGCTTCCCACCAAGCTTCCTCGGCTTCTTGGGCTCCGCAGTAGCCACCTTCCTAGGCCTCTTTGCCTCACCACCAGCCTTTGGTGGTCGCCCCCTTCGCTTCCCTGCCTCTGACACAACTCCAGTCCCTGCAGGCAGGGCACCATCCATAGCAGCACCAATTGCCACAGGCCCCACCACGCCAGCACCAGCAGCTGCCACTCCTACCTCCGGATTATTCACCTTCCGTGGTCGCCCACGTGACCTACCTAGCCGCTTCACCCGTGCAGCAGGAGGAGCAGCGATTTTCTTTGGCCTTCCCCGGCCCCTCCCCACCCCAGTCTGGACTGCACCACTCTTTTGGGGACGAAGCTTTGACCCACCCTGTTTAGGCGGACGACCGCGGCCTCTTGTGACCCCACTCACTGAATTCCCACCACCCGGGCCAACAGCAACATGACCCAGTGGCCCAACAGCCGCATTCTGCTGTTCGACCATCCCCGGGACAACAACAGGAACATCATTCATCGGCACGTCCTGCTGAGCAAAAACAGGCACGGCAGCTTGAACAGACTTGGCCTTCGGAGGGCGACCAGGCCGCTTCTTTGATCCGATAGAAGCAGCAGAACCAGGAACGGTGCCGTTTGCAGTCACGGGTAATGAAACACCAGATCTAGGGAGCTTGTAAGAGTACTTGACCATCAAAATTTGACCGCTGTTCTTCAACCGCTTCAAGTGATGAGTCAACAGAGCTGAGTGAGTCGGCGGCAGGTTCGAGTAATGAGACTCTATGTACTTAACGATAGCCTTCTTGCTCGACCCGTTCCGCTCATTCAACGCCGCTATAGCCGCAGTAATCATCTACggaaaaaaaaagttaaaaccCACAAAAAAGAACTAACAAATCGAAGAAAGAAACGAGAAAGAAGAGTTCGTTGTAACCATGATGGGTATTAGAGAAAGTACCTCAACATAAGGTGGGTGATTGTGGGCAGCGGGGTTGGTGGGTGTTGGATTGGCGGCGTAAGCTGAGTGATGGGGAGCAGCGGCAGCGGGGACCATGGGTTCAGTGGACGAAAATGGATCCAGAGGTAGGTCCATATACGCAGAAAATGAAAATCTGATCGGGGCGAGGTATACAGAGAGAAATTGAAGAAAAGGGCAATCGGGAGTGGGAGTGGGAGTGGGAGCGGATAGGATTTGATTTGATTCAGTATGAATAAGGTTTACGGCCTAGGCTTCGAACATCATTGGACCGTTGGAGCCTTAACTTTGTGGTACGTcggaaaaataattaaaaaaaaatgtcaaaatattttttccacAAATTTTTAGTGATAATTATCTGATTCCTTTTCATTGCTCATCTATTGATGTTTacttaattatatttaaatattttttaatataaataagttTCGTTTCATTGAATTTTTCgggaaaaaaacaaataaagaagATTTGTGTGAATCCCATACTAAATCAAATCAATTAAACAACAGAATTTTAGATTTGAAAATATAGGTTTTCTTAGTCACTAAACATCCCAAAATAATTTATTAGTGAAACGAAAATTTATTCCGAAATTCATTACGTATGAACGAGGTATCACAAAGTTTGGTCTCTAATTTCTTTCAATTGttatgtaatttattttaaatcaatatattctaaattttaataatttacgtTGTACTAACTCGAGAATGTTTTTGAaatcaatttttattatatgtcaaatataataaattatattattagtatcattttaggcaaaaacttgtgtgaaacactctcacaagtcgtatttatgagacggatatcttatttggattatctatcaaaaagtattattttttattgtaaatattgatAGAGTTGACCTGTAtaacagattatgatccgtgagacgatatCATATAAGAATCACTCATCATTTTAAGTACATTTATAAATGTGaggacaatatatatatatatatatatatatatatatatatatatatataacaaaaaatCTCTACAAAATCTCATTAAATctaaatctatatctatatatctatatatatataagctgaGTTATTACTAAATTTAGTAAATTCCCCCCTAAATAACCTTCTAAAAAAAGAAATACACGAAAAATatagtaatatatattataataaatgtataaatatatttaattcattattaAAACTGTATATTAATGTCTGCTTGAAATTTGAATCTCTCATAGGAATtacaaactaaattaaattacatttcaaatttcaaatccagAAATTAATTTCCATTATGGGAATTATAAACCAAATTCAAATtgttattcaaaatttaaatatgaattcTGCAAATTTGAAACATGTTTCAAAAATTGTGCTCCGTTGAAATCATTTTATTAGTTTAAAATTAATGACATAAATATATAGATGTAAGGTTATTATAACTCAAAAATTGCATCTCTATTTtagatgaattaattttaaatttgattttatttttgaaatctaatatatttatttcagtgatagtataaaatcatttttctatTCAATATATTAACTTTTATCATAGACCAACaattatcgaattattatgatgcttaaaaaataattgtatgtcaatttaatataaactaccattttttttatttttttgttcaagcaaaataatataatcaagGAAAAATTGTTAATTgacatatttaaaattaaaatatatgtatgAAATTTGACATACTCAACTGGAAAATtttgttaattaaattaattcaaggcCAAATTGATTATGTATTTGTATAGTAGGCTATTGTTAATAATCcatgttaaataaatttatattaaatactaattactattttttttatatttgaatACTTTTATTTTGTGAGTTATCAttataaatgtttttttaacattagttccatttattttaattcttttttgttttaaatatttaaacagAAAATATGGATTTGAGAGTCTACTCTCAACATATCAGTTTTCATGGTTCAGTCAAAATGTTGATTCCAACATCAATATATATGTTAAGTGATATTACAAAtgatatgatttcttttaattaataatGTATTTTATCTCAACCATAGATCATTCTCTTAGATTATGCAATGACACTAGATTGATCGTGACAAGGTTCGGAATGTTTTGGAAGGAAAAATTCTTACTGGAAGTAATGCATGTCATAAAGTGGTTATTCCAAGAATATCATTGACGCCTTCTAATCTAAAGATTACTTTTAAATTTCAATGAAGACAGTTCAGTATTCTTTAATTGTATCATATGCAATGATAATCAACATAAGTCAGGGGCAATCATTGTCTTATGTAAGACTTTTTTAAAATCATGTTTTTTATTCATGGTCAGTTGTACGTTGATGTAACCAGAGTTACGAATCCTTAGAGTCTACAAATTTTGATATGTGATAGTGATAGCAACCCGAAAAATTCAACGACAAATCCTGTATTTAaggaaatttttcaaaatttgtaatttgtttttttaattgtatgatctataatccatttagtttatttgtatttttaatttaaattatttattgaaattaaaacCACATTAAAAGTAGGGGTGATCACGGTGCGGTTttgcggtttttttaaaaaaattcaaaccgaaTTGCCATATACGGTCGGttagtattttgaaaaattaatcgcGGTTTTATGTAAAAAATCAGTCTTGCGGTTTTGAGCGGTTTCATACGGTTGCGGTCGGTTTTACggttttttaatgaaaaatattagaacatatattataatttatttgaaaacaacaacaatatattgttttcaaatataaaatatagttcaAAACATATAAAGATCAAAATAgattaaacaataatcaagattcaaaactaagttaataattaacaacacaacacattcacaacaaaaatgatatttacactattttatcaatttttttaccTTCAGActacaaacaaaatattgtagcaaaaaaaataaatactttaataaaTGACTAATATGAAGtataattaagaaaaagataaattttatttgtaagaataataattttaaagagagttaggatataatgaatgatgacttcttttatttgaatatgttgtttacaaattattataattctagACCAATATTATGGCAAGCGGTTTAGGCGGTGCGGTTTGGTGCGGTTCTTGGCAaaaaaaataaccgaaccgCGTTTGCGGTGCGgtttatgattaatatttttaatcgcggtttttctaaaatattatgAAAAGCGGTGCGGTGCAATTCGGTTCGGGCGGTTCGGAcggttaataaaaaaatttgatcaccCCTAATTAAAAGTTTGTATGatgtttatcattttattttgttacagttattgttttctacatagtacataaatttatatgtgaATACAATATAATTGATAAACACATTATTTCTTTCATTGTATAATACAAgcgtgatattaattttcaaccaaaatataaaaatgaCTCTTTTATTCAGTGTTTCATTGTTAAGATCTATATGTATATGAAAACAATAGATATTTCACTTTGATAAAAAATCACGTTattgaaaaaataaacaaattattatacacactaattttaataataaattagataaaataattgtacGAACATCGCACGGGTGAAAAACTAGTTTAACAAAAAAAACAGTGATAAAGTCAATTTTGTAAAACGACCACTAATTCGAcacaaattataaaaaaatatattagttttttatttaaaaagcaTTAATTTTATCGAATTGCTGAAACACGCAAGCTCACTCGAAATAAAGTCACCTGATATCAAACAACGTGAAATGCCACAGTAATATAAGCATCATACCATCTCTAACTCAAGGATCGCTAGTTAGTCACACTAAATCTTACTTGCAACACAAGGATTTCAATTAAGAAAAAGTTCATGGTAAGGTTTTAAAAGAAACCAAAAAAGGCGACACTGCATAAAAATTCCTGATCTGCACAGCAGCATACagaataaaaacaataaaatgaAACGGGTTTTGTCCTAAATCAAGTTGCCATGAATATCCTCTCTTATCTTCTGCCAGTTGTTCATCCATGAACTGAACTGGCCTTTCCCTACGCAACTCTGCCGAATGTACTGAACATCTTCTATTTGTCTTCCAACTGGTCTGTTAGTATGAAGTTTACCCCGTCCGCTAGTTAGTATCTCATTAACTTTGGTGTGGAATGTTCAATGGTGCATTCACATCCATTTCTGCTAAAGTTTCTAGTT contains:
- the LOC140829303 gene encoding uncharacterized protein — translated: MDLPLDPFSSTEPMVPAAAAPHHSAYAANPTPTNPAAHNHPPYVEMITAAIAALNERNGSSKKAIVKYIESHYSNLPPTHSALLTHHLKRLKNSGQILMVKYSYKLPRSGVSLPVTANGTVPGSAASIGSKKRPGRPPKAKSVQAAVPVFAQQDVPMNDVPVVVPGMVEQQNAAVGPLGHVAVGPGGGNSVSGVTRGRGRPPKQGGSKLRPQKSGAVQTGVGRGRGRPKKIAAPPAARVKRLGRSRGRPRKVNNPEVGVAAAGAGVVGPVAIGAAMDGALPAGTGVVSEAGKRRGRPPKAGGEAKRPRKVATAEPKKPRKLGGKPLGRPKKLASGIVDQPSDNQLLMAYLDVKGKLEYFQSRIKHSVSVMKPQLNNEATASALQELETLANMEISSSNAQPQQPQPQPQPQPQC